From Demequina capsici, one genomic window encodes:
- a CDS encoding glycoside hydrolase family 65 protein, with the protein MKGARRALGDTSAPEYLDRLRFPADPWKLIETSFDADDLGTTETLFAVGNGYLGLRGNIEEGHDGHEHGTFINGFHETWPIRHAEEAYGFARTGQTIVNVPDPKVIRLYVDDEPLLLSVADLIDYSRTLDMKEGILTRDLLWRTPAGNRVRVRSSRMVSLSQRHLAVMRFEVTLLDKEAPIAISSQLLNRGAGLDEYRATKQPVAGFDPRKAEKLDERVLEPRIHHGDDNRVVLGYRTQNSGMTLGCAMEHHIHSDVDYTTTTEVGPDYAKQLYRARLQPGETFALTKVVSYHTSRMVPPRELADRCNRTLDRVREEGVEKQFEDQRQWLVDFWERSDVEVEGADDVQQAIRWNLFQLLQAAARGDGYGVPAKGVTGSGYGGHYFWDTEIYAVPFFIYTSPVIARNALRYRYRLLPAAERRAGELAQNGALFPWRTINGEEASAYYAAGTAQYHIDADVSYAINKYVLATGDDEFLAREGIDILVQTARMWADLGFWRFQRGEGESFRIHGVTGPDEYTTVVNDNLYTNVMARFNLRCAAESVRKLRGQWPDQYAKMVARLDLDDEEIEEWERAAEGMAILYNEQLGIHPQDALFHEREVWDLENTPPEKRPLLLHFHPLVIYRFQVLKQADVVLALFLQGEHFTAEEKKADFEYYDPITTGDSTLSGVVQSIIAAEVGYHELALRYFWDSLFVDLADLHSNTSDGVHVASTGGVWSALVHGFGGFRDHGEGLNFDPRLPESWPSLTYRVTVHGNRLRVTVTQHAIAFAIERGRALSVNVRGQRHLVTPENEVVVPLKDQGPRIAGAPDPAAFHGTLREDGSVITASLPAMVTDGVDEQVVD; encoded by the coding sequence ATGAAGGGTGCCCGCAGGGCGCTGGGGGACACGAGCGCACCCGAGTACCTGGACCGCCTGAGGTTCCCTGCCGATCCGTGGAAGCTGATCGAGACCTCGTTCGATGCCGACGACCTGGGCACCACCGAGACCCTGTTCGCGGTGGGCAACGGCTACCTGGGTCTGCGCGGGAACATCGAGGAGGGGCACGACGGTCACGAGCACGGCACCTTCATCAACGGCTTCCATGAGACGTGGCCGATCCGGCACGCGGAGGAGGCGTACGGCTTCGCGCGCACCGGCCAGACGATCGTCAACGTGCCGGATCCGAAGGTGATCAGGCTCTATGTGGACGACGAGCCGCTGCTGCTGTCGGTGGCGGACCTGATCGACTACTCGCGCACTCTCGACATGAAGGAGGGCATCCTCACCCGTGACCTGCTGTGGCGCACGCCGGCGGGCAACAGGGTGCGGGTGCGGTCGTCGCGCATGGTGTCCCTCAGCCAGCGCCACCTGGCGGTGATGCGGTTCGAGGTGACCCTGCTGGACAAGGAGGCGCCCATCGCGATCTCCTCGCAGCTGCTGAACCGCGGCGCGGGGCTCGACGAGTACCGTGCCACGAAGCAGCCTGTCGCCGGCTTCGACCCGCGCAAGGCGGAGAAGCTCGACGAGAGGGTCCTCGAGCCGCGGATCCATCACGGCGACGACAACCGCGTCGTCCTGGGCTACCGCACCCAGAACTCCGGCATGACGCTCGGCTGCGCGATGGAGCACCACATCCACTCCGACGTGGACTACACCACCACCACGGAGGTGGGGCCCGACTACGCGAAGCAGCTCTACAGGGCACGCCTGCAGCCGGGGGAGACGTTCGCGCTCACCAAGGTGGTGAGCTATCACACGTCCCGCATGGTCCCGCCGCGCGAGCTGGCGGACCGCTGCAACCGCACGCTCGACCGTGTGCGGGAGGAGGGCGTCGAGAAGCAGTTCGAGGACCAGCGGCAGTGGCTGGTGGACTTCTGGGAGCGTTCCGACGTGGAGGTCGAGGGCGCCGACGACGTGCAGCAGGCCATCCGCTGGAACCTGTTCCAGCTGCTCCAGGCGGCTGCGCGAGGCGACGGCTACGGCGTGCCGGCCAAGGGCGTCACCGGCTCGGGGTACGGAGGCCACTACTTCTGGGACACCGAGATCTACGCGGTGCCGTTCTTCATCTACACGTCGCCCGTGATCGCGCGCAACGCGCTGAGGTACCGGTACCGGCTGCTGCCCGCGGCGGAGCGTCGTGCGGGCGAGCTGGCGCAGAACGGCGCGCTGTTCCCGTGGCGCACGATCAACGGCGAGGAGGCGTCGGCGTACTACGCGGCGGGCACGGCGCAATACCACATCGACGCGGACGTCTCGTATGCGATCAACAAGTACGTGCTGGCCACGGGCGATGACGAGTTCCTGGCACGGGAGGGCATCGACATCCTGGTGCAGACGGCGCGCATGTGGGCCGACCTGGGCTTCTGGCGCTTCCAGCGTGGCGAGGGCGAGTCGTTCCGCATCCACGGCGTGACGGGACCCGACGAGTACACGACCGTCGTGAACGACAACCTGTACACGAACGTCATGGCGCGGTTCAACCTGCGCTGCGCGGCCGAGTCCGTGCGCAAGCTGCGCGGCCAATGGCCCGACCAGTACGCGAAGATGGTCGCCCGCCTCGATCTGGACGACGAGGAGATCGAGGAATGGGAGCGCGCCGCCGAGGGCATGGCGATCCTGTACAACGAGCAGCTGGGCATCCATCCGCAGGACGCGCTGTTCCATGAGCGCGAGGTGTGGGACCTGGAGAACACGCCGCCTGAGAAGCGGCCGCTGCTGCTGCACTTCCATCCGCTGGTGATCTACCGCTTCCAGGTGCTCAAGCAGGCCGACGTGGTGCTGGCGCTGTTCCTGCAGGGCGAGCACTTCACGGCGGAGGAGAAGAAGGCGGACTTCGAGTACTACGACCCGATCACGACCGGCGACTCGACGCTGTCCGGCGTGGTCCAGTCGATCATCGCCGCCGAGGTGGGCTATCACGAGCTCGCGTTGCGGTACTTCTGGGACAGCCTGTTCGTGGATCTGGCCGATCTCCACTCGAACACGTCGGACGGCGTGCATGTCGCGTCGACCGGCGGCGTGTGGTCCGCGCTCGTGCACGGATTCGGCGGTTTCCGGGATCACGGTGAGGGCCTCAACTTCGATCCGCGCCTGCCGGAGTCGTGGCCGTCGCTCACGTACCGGGTGACGGTCCACGGGAACCGGCTCAGGGTCACGGTGACGCAGCACGCGATCGCCTTCGCGATCGAGCGGGGTCGTGCGCTGTCGGTCAACGTGCGCGGTCAGCGCCACCTCGTGACGCCGGAGAACGAGGTCGTGGTGCCCCTCAAGGACCAGGGCCCCCGCATCGCAGGCGCCCCCGATCCTGCGGCCTTCCACGGCACCCTCCGCGAGGACGGCTCGGTGATCACCGCGTCGCTGCCCGCCATGGTGACCGACGGTGTCGACGAGCAGGTGGTGGACTGA
- a CDS encoding amino acid ABC transporter ATP-binding protein, with product MSALEHAAVLELRDVHKLFGENHVLTGVDLLIEKHEVVVLIGASGSGKSTLMRTVNLIERVDDGQILLSGDDITDPRAATDKVRARIGVVFQHFNLFPHMRVIDNVTLAARKVHRMPADEARTKGVDLLTRFGLGDKVDEYPDRLSGGQQQRVAIVRAILTDPELLLLDEITSALDPMLVGEVLDLVRSLKDQGSTILMATHEMSFARSVADRIVFMHQGRILEQGTPEQVFDAPREAATQEFLARVTHR from the coding sequence ATGAGCGCCCTCGAGCATGCCGCCGTTCTTGAGCTGCGTGACGTCCACAAGCTGTTCGGCGAGAACCACGTCCTCACAGGCGTCGACCTCCTCATCGAGAAGCACGAGGTGGTGGTGCTCATCGGTGCCTCGGGATCCGGCAAGTCCACGCTCATGCGCACCGTCAACCTGATCGAGCGCGTGGACGACGGCCAGATCCTGCTGTCAGGAGACGACATCACCGACCCGCGGGCTGCCACCGACAAGGTCCGCGCCCGCATCGGCGTCGTCTTCCAGCACTTCAACCTGTTCCCCCACATGCGCGTGATCGACAACGTCACGCTCGCCGCCCGCAAGGTGCACCGGATGCCCGCCGACGAGGCCCGCACCAAGGGGGTCGACCTGCTCACGCGCTTCGGGCTGGGCGACAAGGTCGACGAGTACCCCGATCGCCTCTCCGGCGGTCAGCAGCAGCGCGTCGCGATCGTGCGGGCCATCCTCACCGATCCCGAGCTGCTGCTGCTCGACGAGATCACGTCGGCGCTGGACCCCATGCTCGTGGGCGAGGTGCTGGACCTGGTGCGATCCCTCAAGGACCAGGGGTCCACGATCCTCATGGCGACGCACGAGATGTCGTTCGCGCGCTCCGTCGCCGACCGGATCGTCTTCATGCACCAGGGCCGCATCCTGGAGCAGGGCACGCCGGAGCAGGTCTTCGACGCGCCCCGGGAGGCTGCGACCCAGGAGTTCCTGGCCCGCGTCACCCACCGCTGA
- a CDS encoding amino acid ABC transporter permease: MTTDGAALAAWQPSELELERREFRRRASGRSVVVALVSTVLFAAVAGTLVLTSPGWDSVQQAFFNPDIAWRSLPKVLNGLWLNIRVLFFASIAVAIVGTLLAVMRSLRGPVFFPLRAIATAYTDLFRGLPVLIVLYLVGFGVPALNPSQRYPVALLGTIGIALCYSAYVAEVLRAGMEAVHPSQRVAARSLGLSHAQTLRLVVIPQGLRKVVPALMNDFVSMQKDVGLISVLGAVDAIRAAQIVQAQTYNFTPYVVAGLLFVALSFPMIRLTDHISARMARREQIGGTV; this comes from the coding sequence ATGACCACCGACGGAGCGGCCCTCGCCGCCTGGCAGCCCAGCGAGCTCGAGCTCGAGAGGCGCGAGTTCCGGCGCCGCGCCTCGGGCCGCTCCGTGGTGGTCGCGCTCGTGTCGACGGTGCTGTTCGCCGCCGTCGCGGGCACGCTCGTGCTGACGTCTCCCGGCTGGGACAGCGTCCAGCAGGCCTTCTTCAACCCGGACATCGCCTGGCGGAGCCTGCCGAAGGTGCTCAACGGGCTGTGGCTGAACATCCGCGTGCTGTTCTTCGCCTCGATCGCGGTCGCGATCGTCGGCACGCTGCTCGCGGTGATGCGCTCGCTGCGCGGCCCCGTCTTCTTCCCGCTGCGCGCCATCGCGACCGCGTACACCGACCTGTTCCGCGGCCTGCCGGTGCTGATCGTGCTGTACCTGGTGGGGTTCGGCGTGCCCGCCCTGAACCCTTCGCAGCGCTACCCCGTCGCGCTGCTCGGCACCATCGGCATCGCGCTGTGCTACTCCGCCTACGTGGCGGAGGTGCTTCGCGCCGGCATGGAGGCCGTGCACCCGTCGCAGCGCGTGGCCGCCCGTTCGCTGGGTCTCTCCCACGCGCAGACGCTCCGGCTCGTCGTGATCCCGCAGGGCCTGCGCAAGGTCGTGCCTGCCCTCATGAACGACTTCGTGTCGATGCAGAAGGACGTCGGCCTGATCTCCGTGCTCGGCGCCGTCGACGCGATCCGCGCCGCCCAGATCGTGCAGGCGCAGACCTACAACTTCACGCCCTACGTCGTGGCCGGCCTGCTGTTCGTCGCGCTCAGCTTCCCGATGATCAGGCTCACCGATCACATCTCCGCGCGCATGGCCAGGCGCGAGCAGATCGGAGGCACCGTATGA
- a CDS encoding ABC transporter substrate-binding protein: MSFSTTLRRASVVALAASTLALAGCSTSTDADSSASASPSGDATATSTALQTYTEGKLTIATGEPAYEPWVLNDDPASGEGFEAAVAYAVADQLGFAPEDVVWVRTTFDSAIAPGAKDWDLNIQQFSITDERKQAVDFSSPYYTATQAVVSVEGNKYADATTVADLDGAVVGVAVGTTSYDVAVAALGEGNVSVFNTQADVTAALTAGQIDAYVTDLPSALYQAAVELDGGVVVGQFADATGGDQFGFVLPKDSALTEPVTAAVDALTADGTLASLETEWLSDAIDVPVLN, from the coding sequence ATGTCCTTCTCGACGACCCTGCGCCGCGCGTCCGTCGTGGCGCTCGCCGCCTCGACGCTCGCGCTCGCCGGCTGCTCCACCTCCACCGACGCGGACTCGTCCGCCTCCGCCTCACCGTCCGGTGACGCGACCGCCACCTCCACCGCGCTGCAGACGTACACCGAGGGCAAGCTCACCATCGCCACCGGCGAGCCCGCCTACGAGCCGTGGGTGCTGAACGACGACCCGGCGTCGGGTGAGGGCTTCGAGGCGGCCGTCGCCTACGCCGTCGCCGACCAGCTCGGATTCGCCCCCGAGGACGTCGTGTGGGTCCGCACCACCTTCGACTCCGCCATCGCGCCGGGCGCCAAGGACTGGGACCTCAACATCCAGCAGTTCTCCATCACCGACGAGCGCAAGCAGGCCGTCGACTTCTCGTCGCCGTACTACACCGCCACCCAGGCCGTCGTGTCCGTCGAGGGCAACAAGTACGCCGACGCCACCACCGTCGCCGACCTGGACGGCGCCGTGGTGGGAGTCGCCGTCGGCACCACGTCCTACGACGTCGCGGTCGCCGCCCTCGGCGAGGGCAACGTCTCCGTCTTCAACACGCAGGCCGACGTCACCGCCGCGCTCACGGCGGGCCAGATCGACGCCTACGTCACCGACCTGCCGTCGGCCCTCTACCAGGCGGCCGTGGAGCTCGACGGCGGCGTGGTCGTCGGTCAGTTCGCGGACGCGACCGGCGGCGACCAGTTCGGGTTCGTCCTGCCCAAGGACTCGGCGCTCACCGAGCCCGTGACGGCGGCCGTGGACGCGCTCACGGCCGACGGCACGCTCGCCTCGCTCGAGACCGAGTGGCTGTCCGACGCCATCGACGTCCCCGTCCTCAACTGA
- a CDS encoding cupin domain-containing protein, translated as MTVPATASALGLEPHPEGGWFRRHYTSPIAVRTEGGDRPAVTMIHYLLAPGESSAWHVVSSDEVWLWHGPGALELNLGGSGDLPAAGEEVTTVRLGPSAVGGDQQQCLVPAGTWQSAQLAGPDECLVTCVVSPGFDFADWRLAEGSR; from the coding sequence ATGACCGTCCCCGCCACCGCATCGGCCCTGGGCCTCGAGCCGCACCCCGAGGGCGGCTGGTTCCGCCGTCACTACACGTCGCCGATCGCGGTGCGGACGGAGGGCGGCGACCGCCCGGCCGTGACGATGATCCACTACCTGCTCGCGCCCGGCGAGAGCAGCGCCTGGCATGTGGTCAGCTCCGACGAGGTGTGGCTGTGGCACGGCCCCGGCGCTCTCGAGCTGAACCTGGGAGGCTCGGGCGACCTGCCCGCGGCCGGCGAGGAGGTCACGACCGTGCGGCTGGGCCCGAGCGCCGTGGGCGGCGACCAGCAGCAGTGCCTGGTACCTGCCGGCACGTGGCAGTCCGCTCAGCTGGCCGGACCGGACGAGTGCCTGGTGACCTGCGTCGTCTCCCCCGGTTTCGACTTCGCGGATTGGAGGCTCGCGGAGGGGTCCCGATAG
- a CDS encoding amidohydrolase family protein, whose product MTAFPVTLYSAALVLPITAPPILDGAIAVRGERILHVGSRAWVEQSLAERGMPVEHVRWPGVLMPGLVNAHTHLQYTGMAKVGRGRYRGFDDWATAFNPEYALAHDWAADAALGAQQMIGAGVTAAADVVTDPEAARALHDAGLAGIAYWEVIDWTNDDWRAHGRTEVEAALDSLPTRPGTGLSPHAPYSLEIMPLLEIPDIVRERGSRIHIHLGESGIEREFDHDRVEPWQSQGLGSLIELRQAGFGTSATEYVDHLGVLGPDCHIAHGVYMTESDRAILRARGTTVALCPRSNEVIGLDAPPVAAYLREGSPIAIGTDSLSSSPSLDPMADVAALMRIARNQGYSDVDLAERLLRAATLGGAHAMGIDEGPGRTGYLAVGTNADLAFFDVPVTDVTGTLTTLAESGEGRAAATVSAGRVRHATAGFTRATGVAEERA is encoded by the coding sequence ATGACCGCCTTCCCCGTCACGCTGTACTCGGCGGCGCTCGTGCTCCCGATCACCGCGCCGCCCATCCTGGACGGCGCGATCGCCGTGCGCGGCGAGCGGATCCTGCATGTCGGCTCGCGGGCGTGGGTGGAGCAGTCGCTCGCCGAGCGCGGGATGCCGGTAGAGCACGTCCGGTGGCCCGGGGTGCTGATGCCCGGGCTCGTCAACGCGCACACCCACCTGCAGTACACGGGCATGGCGAAGGTGGGCCGCGGCCGCTACCGCGGCTTCGACGACTGGGCCACAGCGTTCAACCCCGAGTACGCGCTCGCCCACGACTGGGCGGCCGACGCCGCGCTCGGCGCGCAGCAGATGATCGGGGCTGGCGTCACCGCCGCCGCCGACGTGGTGACCGACCCCGAGGCGGCGCGGGCCCTGCATGATGCAGGCCTGGCAGGCATCGCCTACTGGGAGGTCATCGACTGGACCAACGACGACTGGCGTGCGCACGGCCGTACCGAGGTGGAGGCGGCGCTCGACTCGCTGCCCACCCGCCCCGGCACGGGGCTGTCCCCCCACGCGCCGTACTCGCTGGAGATCATGCCGCTGCTGGAGATCCCTGACATCGTCCGGGAGCGCGGCAGCCGCATCCACATCCACCTGGGCGAGTCGGGGATCGAGCGGGAGTTCGATCACGATCGCGTGGAGCCCTGGCAATCGCAGGGGCTGGGAAGCCTCATCGAGCTGAGGCAGGCGGGCTTCGGCACGTCGGCCACCGAGTACGTCGACCATCTGGGCGTGCTGGGACCCGACTGCCACATCGCGCACGGCGTCTACATGACGGAGAGCGACAGGGCGATCCTGCGCGCTCGCGGCACGACGGTCGCGCTGTGCCCGCGATCGAACGAGGTCATCGGCCTCGACGCGCCCCCGGTGGCCGCCTACCTGCGCGAGGGCAGCCCGATCGCGATCGGCACGGACTCCCTGTCGTCCTCGCCGTCGCTGGACCCCATGGCGGACGTCGCCGCGCTGATGCGCATCGCCCGCAACCAGGGGTACTCGGACGTCGACCTCGCGGAACGGCTGCTGCGCGCCGCCACGCTCGGTGGAGCGCACGCGATGGGGATCGACGAGGGTCCTGGCAGGACCGGATACCTGGCGGTCGGCACGAACGCCGACCTCGCCTTCTTCGACGTCCCCGTCACCGATGTGACCGGCACGCTCACCACGCTCGCCGAGTCAGGTGAGGGGCGTGCTGCCGCGACCGTGAGCGCGGGCCGCGTCAGGCATGCCACCGCCGGCTTCACCCGGGCCACAGGAGTCGCAGAGGAGCGCGCATGA
- a CDS encoding adenosylhomocysteinase: MTDPIMTAERLLRRFARDTNLLIAGRPMRVLGEGPTPRVLTAMLRGMGARILPGSDGAPTDAGWDVSDDTVTFDVAADEILLGAEPVPDRGDASGRLEFAGAHMRVTAALARELKDRGTVAGLRVGIAMTLEPKTANLALLLAEAGAQVAVYAHPDETDPDVASALRARWIPCDADATLAAEHERDVALGFLRRGFDVLVDDGSHLTRLAHEEGLTGGWIGATEETTSGLAPLRAMAAEGALRTPVIAVNDAVTKTGFDNRYGTGQSCVLAIADLLDDAGLTVRSQPALVIGYGPVGIGVAAHLRALGAAVSVAEVDPVRAMLAEHDGFEVGDALTLAAGALVVSCTGVPRTVTQEMLEVAAIVAVAGGVPGEVDLSAMTLEPLVVEGRPVPALDVARPTTATILDRGGCINVTAAEGNPIEIMDLSFATQLAAIAELVLTRPGIGVHAVSDAAVAHVGAVAAQARGIVLSTPATADADDAADWRSPRYRRHEAGS, translated from the coding sequence ATGACCGACCCGATCATGACGGCCGAGCGCCTGCTGCGCCGCTTCGCCCGGGACACGAACCTCCTCATCGCGGGACGACCCATGCGCGTGCTCGGTGAGGGCCCGACACCTCGGGTCCTCACCGCCATGCTGCGCGGGATGGGCGCACGGATCCTGCCGGGGTCCGACGGCGCGCCGACGGACGCAGGGTGGGACGTGTCCGACGACACCGTCACGTTCGACGTGGCCGCTGACGAGATCCTGCTGGGCGCAGAGCCCGTGCCGGACCGGGGCGACGCGTCGGGTCGCCTGGAGTTCGCCGGTGCGCACATGCGCGTCACCGCGGCGCTGGCCCGGGAGCTCAAGGATCGAGGCACGGTGGCCGGGCTGCGCGTCGGCATCGCGATGACCCTGGAGCCCAAGACCGCGAACCTCGCACTGTTGCTCGCCGAGGCCGGCGCGCAGGTCGCGGTCTACGCCCATCCCGACGAGACCGATCCGGACGTCGCGAGCGCGCTGCGCGCCCGCTGGATCCCCTGCGACGCCGACGCGACGCTCGCCGCCGAGCACGAGCGGGACGTGGCTCTGGGCTTCCTTCGCCGAGGCTTCGACGTGCTCGTGGACGACGGCAGCCATCTGACGCGGCTCGCGCACGAGGAGGGCCTCACCGGCGGATGGATCGGGGCGACGGAGGAGACCACGTCGGGCCTGGCCCCGCTGCGGGCCATGGCCGCGGAGGGAGCGCTGCGCACCCCCGTGATCGCGGTCAACGATGCGGTGACGAAGACCGGCTTCGACAACCGGTACGGCACGGGCCAGTCCTGCGTGCTCGCCATCGCGGACCTGCTGGACGACGCGGGCCTCACCGTGCGCTCGCAGCCCGCGCTGGTGATCGGCTACGGCCCCGTGGGGATCGGTGTCGCGGCACACCTGCGCGCGCTCGGAGCCGCGGTGAGCGTCGCCGAGGTCGATCCGGTGCGCGCCATGCTCGCCGAGCACGACGGCTTCGAGGTGGGCGACGCGCTGACGCTGGCGGCGGGAGCGCTCGTCGTCTCCTGCACCGGTGTCCCGCGGACGGTGACGCAGGAGATGCTGGAGGTCGCAGCGATCGTCGCCGTCGCGGGCGGCGTGCCAGGAGAGGTGGATCTCAGCGCGATGACGCTCGAGCCTCTGGTCGTCGAGGGCAGGCCCGTCCCCGCGCTCGACGTGGCTCGACCGACGACCGCCACGATCCTCGACCGTGGCGGCTGCATCAACGTCACCGCAGCGGAGGGCAACCCGATCGAGATCATGGACCTCTCGTTCGCCACGCAGCTCGCCGCCATCGCGGAGCTGGTGCTCACCCGTCCCGGCATCGGGGTCCACGCCGTGTCCGATGCGGCGGTGGCGCATGTGGGCGCCGTCGCAGCGCAGGCGCGCGGGATCGTGCTCAGCACGCCTGCGACCGCCGACGCCGACGACGCCGCCGACTGGCGTTCGCCTCGTTACCGGCGGCACGAGGCCGGCTCATGA
- a CDS encoding S-ribosylhomocysteine lyase produces MTDLPKMNVESFNLDHTKVVAPYIRVADRKVLPHGDVLTKFDVRFCQPNVEHLEMPAVHSIEHSFAECVREISDDVIDFSPMGCQTGFYLIMSGEHTPQQAKELVLATMARMLTLDAVPAANEVQCGWGAHHSLDDMKDEVHAFLENSDVLLDVMR; encoded by the coding sequence ATGACTGACCTGCCCAAGATGAACGTCGAGTCGTTCAACCTGGACCACACGAAGGTGGTCGCGCCGTACATCCGGGTGGCGGACCGCAAGGTGCTGCCGCACGGTGACGTGCTCACCAAGTTCGACGTGCGCTTCTGCCAGCCGAACGTGGAGCACCTCGAGATGCCCGCGGTGCACTCGATCGAGCACTCCTTCGCCGAGTGCGTCCGGGAGATCAGCGACGACGTGATCGACTTCAGCCCCATGGGCTGCCAGACCGGCTTCTACCTGATCATGAGCGGCGAGCACACGCCTCAGCAGGCCAAGGAGCTGGTGCTCGCCACGATGGCGCGCATGCTGACCTTGGACGCGGTGCCCGCTGCCAACGAGGTGCAGTGCGGCTGGGGCGCCCACCACTCGCTCGACGACATGAAGGACGAGGTCCACGCGTTCCTCGAGAACTCCGACGTGCTGCTGGACGTGATGCGGTGA
- the mtnN gene encoding 5'-methylthioadenosine/S-adenosylhomocysteine nucleosidase, with translation MTARTLPAVLVAMPEEAQGFLTLSTGAERLAGPDEAYLAHADGVEYLLVVTGIGMVSAARAATLVSAGVLAGVAPSVIVSAGSCGGIPGQVSVGDLVAPCCSLDWSADSTSIGYAYGQVPGHAEFHESDERLVDLAVELGAKKGYLASANAFAVAETVDLIRERFPKVIATDMESAAVSQVAATAGIPFLLLRCVSDMCQGDGGVEFDEHLDDAAERSARATLDLLAHEAARARASA, from the coding sequence GTGACGGCGCGCACGCTCCCGGCGGTCCTCGTCGCGATGCCGGAGGAGGCGCAGGGCTTCCTCACGCTGTCGACCGGCGCCGAGCGCCTCGCCGGACCCGACGAGGCGTACCTCGCCCATGCCGACGGCGTCGAGTACCTGCTCGTCGTCACCGGCATCGGCATGGTGTCGGCAGCCCGGGCGGCGACCCTCGTCTCGGCAGGGGTCCTCGCAGGCGTGGCGCCGTCCGTGATCGTCTCCGCAGGAAGCTGCGGTGGCATCCCCGGCCAGGTGTCCGTGGGAGACCTGGTGGCGCCCTGCTGCTCGCTCGACTGGTCCGCCGACTCGACGTCGATCGGCTACGCGTACGGCCAGGTGCCGGGGCATGCCGAGTTCCATGAGTCGGACGAGCGGCTGGTGGACCTCGCGGTCGAGCTCGGAGCCAAGAAGGGCTATCTCGCGTCCGCCAACGCGTTCGCCGTCGCGGAGACCGTCGACCTGATCAGGGAGCGGTTCCCCAAGGTGATCGCCACCGACATGGAGTCGGCAGCGGTCAGCCAGGTCGCTGCCACCGCAGGGATCCCGTTCCTCTTGCTGCGGTGCGTGTCCGACATGTGCCAGGGCGACGGCGGCGTCGAGTTCGACGAGCACCTGGACGACGCGGCGGAGCGCTCCGCTCGCGCGACGCTGGACCTGCTCGCGCACGAGGCGGCACGCGCGCGCGCCTCGGCCTGA